AATATATCCTCTAATAATATCTTTTCTATATTAAAATTCCCCATATCCTTTTTAATCTTATTTATATCTTCTACTGACAAAGGGGTATCTCCCCATAATTCCGTAATGGTATCGATTAATTTTTCTATACCCTCCTGAGAATTATCTAAATTTACAATGCCTACAGTAGAATGATCCATCCACTCACGATCATTATCTAAAAACCTTCCTACAGAGAATCCTAGGATGGTGATTAAAACCGTAGGCATGATGAGTGTAATCATCATTGCCTTTCGATCTCTAAGGGCTCTCTTTAAATCCTTTCCAATTAAATTCAGTAGCATAGAATCAACTCCTAGTCCCTTAAGGTTCTTCCCGTAAGCTTTAAGAAAACATCCTCTAATGTAGGATTTTCTATCCCTTCCTCCTTAGCAATCCTACCCTTCAGCTCATCTTTAGTGCCTGCTGCCATAATTTCACCGTGGTCCATGATATAGATCCGATCACATAAATACTCTACTTCCTCCATATAATGACTGGTATAGATGATCGTCATTCCTTCCTCCCTTAAAGCTTTTACAGTTTCTAGAATATGGTTTCTAGACTGTGGATCGATCCCTACCGTTGGTTCATCCATAATAAATATCTTTGGATTATGAAGCAAGGAACATCCGATATTCAATCGCCTCTTCATGCCCCCGGAATAGTTCTTAACCATTTCCTTCGCGCGACCATTCAAGCCAACAATCTCTAAGACCTTCTCTATTCGCTCTTCCAAGTTCTTTCCTTTTAATCCATATACCTTTCCAAAAAACTTTAAATTTTCATAGCCTGTTAGATCTGGATACAAGGCGATTTCCTGAGGGACCACGCCCAGTATGGCTCTGAAATTTCTAGGATCTTTTAAAATGCTCTTTCCCTCGTACAATACATCCCCAGAAGTAGGAGGCAGAAGCGTTGATATGATAGAAATTGTCGTTGATTTCCCCGCTCCATTGGGTCCTAACAATCCTAGAATTTCTCCCTTCTCAATTGTTAAAGATAAACCCTTCACTGCCTCCAGCTTATTAAAACTTTTCTTTATTTCCCTAATCTCTATCAATTTACCTTCCCCCCTTTATCAGCCCTTCAACATCCATTTCCTTCAGCTCTTCTATGGTCATTGTCTTTTCTAAGGCACAGCGATAGGTTTCATATGCTGAGCCGCTGCATCCCACCAGCAATACTGCCACCATAATAAATATCGCTATTTTTCTCATAGCTTAAAACCTCCTCCTATTTTATGGGTAGAGCCGATCCCATTATCTCTAATATGAAAGTATAAATTCCCATGGTCTATTTTGCATTGAATTTCAATTTTACTACACCTTCCATGGCGTATGGCATTGGTTAAGGATTCTTGAAAAATTCGGTAGAGCACAACGGCTTCCTCTCTGATCTGGCTGTACTCCTTCAGTTTATCATATGCTTTTAAAAGCTCCTGATATAACAGCTCCTGCTGTATTTTTCCTAAAGATTGTACCTTGCCATAGTTTATTAGGGTAATGATAAATGCTAGGGCCAAAAAATTAAAAGAAAATTCTGCAATGGTTTTAGGGTTTGGCATGGTATACAGTGCATAGAAAAATTTTCTAAGACATACAAGAGCAAATACTACGGAAGCTATATTGCTCCATTTTCTACAATCCAACACAATACCAGCTTCCAATATATTGAGTACATATAAGAAATGGATGAAATAGTTCACTAAAAATTTAGAATAGAACTCCAGCAAAAATATAAAAATCCCATCAATCAACATCATCCATGGGTATTTTCGATGAAAATACGGTCGAATCATCCCCCCACAGGATATAAAGTAGAAATATGGTCATCAGGACAATGGTTCTTTTCTGAGAAGCATTCTCGAAAACAAGAGCCAAACCGAACAAAACCGTTGCGAGTAAAGGCTTACTGATATAGATGATCTTCTTCCCACTTACACCGCCAATTCCATAAATAATCCCTCTAACAATATATTATCATTAGAGGGATTCCTTGGAAACTTTTAATTCTTTATTTGATCGAATTCATGGATTCTATTTTTGTACAGTTTTTTATTTCACTACGATATTGTAAATTTTACCTGGCACATAAATTTCTTTCACAATGCTCTTTCCTTCTACTAGAGCCATTAATCTTTCATCGTTTCTAAACTGCTCCTTTACTTGGTCGGCAGTAAAATCTACAGAAATCACCATTTGCCCTTTTACCTTTCCATTGATTTGGATTGGAATCTCTACAACGCTGTCTATGGTTTTAGCTTCATCCCAAATCGGCCATGTGGTTCCGTAGATATGCCCTTCAAAGCCTAGAACCTCCCAAAGCTCTTCTGTAATATGAGGCGCTACTGGGTTTAAAAGTGTCAGCAAGGTCTTCATATCACCCTTCGTTACCGTACCGTGATCATAAAAATCATTAATCAGCGCCATCATACTGGCAACAGCTGTATTAAACTTCAATGTTTCATAGTCCTCTGTAACCTTCTTAATGGTTTTGTGGATATTTCCTTCTAGCTCCTTTGTCATCTCTTGGCTGTCGACCAGTATTTCTTGAAGCTTCCATATTCGATCTAGGAATCTTCTACAGCCCTTTACACCATTTTGTGACCAAGGTACACTTTTTTCAAAGTCGCCGATGAACATTTCATATAGTCTTAAAGTGTCTGCGCCAAATTCTGTAACGATATCATCTGGATTGATTACATTCCCTCTAGACTTGGACATCTTCTCGTTATTTTCTCCTAGGATCATTCCGTGGGATGTACGCTTTTGGTAAGGCTCACAGCTCGGTACAACACCACAATCATATAAGAACTTATGCCAGAATCTTGAATATAGTAAATGAAGTGTGGTATGCTCCATACCTCCATTATACCAATCGATTGGCATCCAGTAATCTAGGTTTTCTTTGCTTGCCAGTTCCTCATTATTATGTGGATCTGTATATCTTAAGAAATACCAAGAGGATCCTGCCCATTGAGGCATTGTATCCGTTTCTCGCTCCGCTTTTCCACCACATTTCGGACAAGTTGTTTCAACCCAATCCCGAAGGTTTGCAAGAGGCGATTCACCATTATCTGTAGGTTCATAGCTTTCTACCTCTGGAAGAAGTACTGGAAGCTGGCTTTCTGGTACTGGAACCCATCCGCAGCAGTCACAATGAACCAGTGGAATCGGCTCTCCCCAATATCTTTGACGAGAGAATACCCAGTCACGAAGCTTGTAGTTCACCTTACGCTTTCCTAAGCCTTTTTCTTCTAACCAGCTACTGATTTTTTCTTTCGCTTCTTTTACTTGCATGCCATTGATAAAGTCTGAATTAACGATGATCCCTTCTTCTGTATCTGTATATGCCGCCTCATCTACATTTCCACCTGAAACCACTTCTACAATTGGAAGATTGAACTTCTTCGCAAATTCCCAGTCCCTTGTATCATGACCTGGTACCGCCATGATGGCCCCCGTTCCGTAAGACATCATTACATAGTCGGATATAAAAATAGGGATTTGCTTTCCAGTAGCTGGATTTGTAGCCTCAATGCCCTCTATTTTCACACCAGTCTTATCTTTCACCAGTTCCGTTCTTTCGAACTCAGATTTTTTAGCAGCTTCTTCTCTATAATGAACCAGATCGTCCATGTTTTGAATATGAGCTGCAAGTTCTTCTATATATGGATGCTCTGGAGAGATTACCATATAAGTTGAACCAAATAGCGTGTCCGGTCTTGTGGTATAGACAGTTATTTTCTTACCACCGGTAATTTCAAAGTCCACTTCCATTCCTTCAGATTTACCAATCCAGTTTTTCTGTTGTATCTTTACTCGTTCGATATAGTCCACAAGATCTAAGTCGTTAATCAATCTTTCGGCGTATTCTGTAATCTTTAGCATCCATTGGTTTTTTTGCTTTCGAACGACTTCAGCTCCGCATCGCTCGCAACCACCATTGACAACTTCTTCATTTGCAAGACCAACCTTACAGCTGGTACACCAGTTGATGGACATTTCCTTCTTATAAGCCAAACCTTTTTCAAAAAGCTTTAGGAAAATCCACTGGGTCCATTTATAGTACTCTGGATCTGTGGTATTGATTTCTCTCGACCAATCGAAGGACATTCCCAGTCCTTGTAGCTGTTTTTTGAATCGGGCAACATTTTGCTCCGTAACAACTTTCGGATGTATTTTGTTTTTAATCGCATAGTTTTCTGTTGGAAGACCGAAAGCGTCCCATCCCATTGGATATAGAACATTGTAGCCCTCTAATCTTCTTTTTCTAGAAACCACATCCAATGCCGTATATGGGCGTGGATGCCCTACGTGTAGTCCCTGTCCAGATGGGTAGGGAAATTCGATTAAGGCATAGAACTTCTCCTTGTCTTTATCGTTTGAAGCGTGGAATACACCTCTTTCTTCCCAAATATTCTGCCATTTGCTTTCAATTTCTTTTGGATTGTATTGCTTCATTTCTGTCAACTCCTTCTACTTTTTAATAAAAATTAAAGCGACCCCTCGCCTCTAAATACTATAGAGGCGAAAGATCGCGATACCACTCTACTTGATTATCTATACAAACAGCAAAGCAAAAGCTCCCTGTTTAAAAACAACCATCTCAACAACCTTTAACGGAGTTCACCTGATTAGAATTACTTTCATTTCACCCTAATAGCTCCGGGACGAGTTCAGCTACGCTCATTGTTATCTTCCACCACCCGATAACTCTCTAAAAATGATTGTGAACCTACTACTTCCCTTCACAGCAACTTTTTTACTATGATTTGTTTTCTTTAGTTAATTTGTATTGTATTATACTAAATTATTCATCTTAAATCAAGCTTAATTTTCTAAGCAGCTTCAAGCTCTCCCCCTTGCCTATTACTGCTAAACCATACTAAGGCAAATCCTATGACAAAAACCATGATGATCGGTACGCTCAACGTTGAAGGTACCATACTTCGAGAGGAACCGAGGATTAAACCAGCAAAAAAGTAGGAAAGCTTTGCCTTATATCGATCATAAAGTTGTGACAATATATTTAATAATAAAACGGTTCCCATGATCGCACCTGCTCCAAAGACCAGTAGGTTTACGATATCCAGCTCATTAATAGAAACAAACATCACATCGTATACCCCCATTAAAATTAAAACGGAGCTGCCAGGGATTCCCGGAATAATCATTGCTGCTGTAGCCAATGCGCCCCCAATAAACAGCGCTAAAAAGCTAACTTCCTCCTCCATACCCCCAAAGGATAGAGGCTCTCCTACCATTACGGCACCGATCATCGTTCCTAGGATTGCAATACCTAAAAATCCACCATTCATTTTGGGGCATCCATAGAGTACAGATTTAATGGAAGCCAACAAGCATCCCAGCAAAAACGAAACCGTGGCATCCCGATAATTTTCAAAAACAAATCCAAAAGCCATGCCACTAATAAATATTCCGGCAATAATACCACCAATCAAAGGGAGATACGGTTTAATGTTCCGTTTCATTAAATCCTTAATTAAATCTTCATATAAACCAAAAATAAGAAATGCAGTTCCACCGCTCATGCCGGGCATTACCATTACAAAACCTAATATAATCCCTTTTATCCACAAGTTCATCTCCATGCCTCCCGAAGTACCTATCTATTCATAAAATATATACTATCTATTATATATTGCCTTCATTAAAAACACAAAATTCATTTTTAAATTTTTGTTAATAAATAGACATATTGTGTTATACCTATGGAAGCACTGCCTTATGGAAACTGTAACTTTATTTATTCAATTCACGTTGCAGCTTATTTTCATTATCCATAAAAAACTTTTTAAAAAATTCGGAAATTTGTGTTTAGAATGTTTTTTAGGGGGCATATATATAACAAATAGAATGCAGTAACCCTCTACCAATCCTAAACTACGATATGAACATTTAGCCCGAGCATTTGTGAATATCCGTAGGAAACGTAGTCAGCAGCAAGGTTTAGATTTAGAAAAGTAAATAGCTTTAAGGGAGAAGAATTAGATTTTCTAATTTGAAGATTTCAAAGTATTTGAAATGGAGCTTTATCAAGAGAGGTTTTTAGTTTCACAGTAAGTTTTAATTTAAAAGCAGCTATGTTGTAGAAAGCATTATGGTCTGTTTGTAAAAGGAGGCGTTGCACATCAGCAGTATCATCAACGAAGATCCACCTAAGACATCGGAGGATTGGCACGGTTACCTACACTTCTATTTAACATAGAAGGGGTTATTTCCAAATAGTGAAATAGCCCCTTTTTATATGCACTGATAAAGTTCTAAAACTATGTATTCTCATTACAGAACCATGGGTGAGTATCCTACTTTATGACTTCATGGCAAGCTCTGCATCTTGCCTCATAGCTTTCTTTGGCACCTACCATAATAATCGGATCATCGTACTTAGCTGGTTTTCCATTGACGATTCTTTGCGTTCTCGTTGCAGGTACCTTACACTTCATACAAACCGCCGTAAGCTTGGTTACATATTCTGCAATTGCCATTAAATTCGGTACTACTTGGAACGGTTCGCCTCTGAAATCCATGTCAAGCCCAGAGCAGATCACTCTTTTACCCATATCAGCGGCATCCTTACAAATTTTAACGATATCTTCACCTAAGAATTGAACTTCATCTATAGCCAGCACATCAAAGTCTTTATTTTCTAAATGGCCTAAAATCTCTTCGGGGCTACTTACAGGAATACATTCCATTTGCTTTCCACTATGAGAAGTAATATGATTCGTAGAGTAACGGTTATCGATAGCAGGCTTAAAGGATAACACTTTTAAATTCGCAATTCTACAACGATTTACTCTCCTCATCAGCTCTTCACTTTTGCCAGCGTACATGGGTCCCACAATGACCTCAATACTTCCACCCTTAGAATATTCTATAAAATCCACCATATAAACTGCCCCCTTAAAAAATAAATCCAAACTTACGATACGGTCCCATCGGTATACAGCAGCTCGATCTTTCCTATCCATAAAAAGCTTACTACGTTCTTATTTTCCAGTATCATTGCACAATTTCATTCTTTCTGGTGGATAAAATTGGCATTCCCTCCATTGACCTACTATCAATTTCTTACGCCTTACAGTCGCATCCATTGGGTTCGGTCATAAAAAATCAAGGTTAGAATCATGTCTTCTAACCTTGATAGAGGTCCTATATTATTGGTATTACATACCAAATCTCTTTTTGAACTTCTCAACACGTCCGCCTTTTTCAACATTCTTTTGTTTTCCTGTAAAGAATGGGTGGCATTGTGAACAAATCTCTACTCTAATTTCTTTGTTTGTAGAACCAGTTTTAAAGTTATTTCCACAAGCACAATGTACTTCTACTTCTTGATATACTGGATGGATATCTTTCTTCATTACTTTCACCTCTCTCCTAGTGCATTTGCTATGTTAAGCTACTCTTCTTAAGCAAATTTTAACTACTACATTATAGCATAATCCCTTTATAGGTGCAAGGGATTATTCTATGCCTATATGCGTTTTTTCAGTAGCTCTATAAACTCTCTATTATTCTTTGTTTCCACCAAGGAATTAATGATATTTTCAGTAACATCCTGTACCGAACTATTTCCCATAGCTCTTCGAATACTCCAAATCGCTTCCATCTCCCCTTGGCTCAGAAGTAAATCTTCTCTTCTCGTACCGGACTTATTAATATCCACTGCTGGGAATATACGCTTTTCAGATAACTTTCGATCTAAATGCAGTTCCATATTTCCAGTACCCTTAAACTCCTCAAATATAACGTCGTCCATACGACTGCCCGTTTCCACCAATGCTGTAGCAATAATGGTCAGACTGCCGCCTTCTTCAAGCTTTCTAGCAGCTCCAAAAAAACGCTTTGGCTTGTGAAGTGCTCCAGGGTCCAAACCACCAGAAAGTGTTCTTCCTGTAGGAGGAATTGTAAGGTTATAGGCCCTAGCCAGTCTCGTGATACTATCTAATAAAATAACAACGTCCTTCCCGTGCTCTACCAATCTTTGTGCACGGTTTAATACCATTTCTGCTACTTTAATATGGTGGCTTGGAAGCTCATCAAAGGTTGAATATGCGACTTCAGCATTGATCGAGCGCTGCATATCCGTTACCTCTTCCGGTCTTTCGTCTATTAGCAGAACGATAATCTCAATATCTGGATAATTTCGAGCGATACTGTTGGCAACGGTCTTTAATAAAACCGTTTTTCCTGCCTTTGGCGGCGCAACAATCAAACCTCTTTGCCCCTTACCAATGGGTGCAATCAGATCTATTAATCTAGTAGACAATCCATGTGAATTTACTTCTAAATTGATTCTTTCCTTTGGGTAAATAGGTGTGAGATCTTCAAAATTAGGGCGTCTTGTAGCAGATTCTGGATTTAGTCCATTGATGGCTTTTACGTAAAGAAGGGCTTTAAACTTTTCACCACTTTTTGGCGGTCTCGTAATACCTGTAATTTTATCGCCAGTTCGCATATTAAATCTTCTAATCTGGGAAGGAGAAATATAGATATCACCATCGCTGGATAGGAAATTCTCTCTACGCAAAAATCCGTATCCATCTGTATGGGCTTCCAGTATTCCTTCTGCAATATTCACTTCTTCGCCTACTGGAATTTCTTCGGTTAAATGATCGGGTAAACCTTTAATTTTTCTTTCCTGTGGAGCTTCCTCTACAGGCTTATTACATTCCATTGAATTTTCTTCTACATCTATGTAGGTGGGACTTTCTTCTATTTCCATTGACACTCCCCTTGTCTGGGCATTCTCTATCAGCTCAATCAGCTCATTTTTTTTATATTTCGACAGGTTTTTAACCCCTAGGTCCTTTGCTTTTTCTTTGAGCTCCTGCAATTTCATTTGCTCTAATTCTTGATTACTCAAGACTACACCTCCACAAAATCTTCTAAAGTCCTTGTTGATCAAAATTAGGGACAGTAAGATACCATCCCTTTATTATGCTGATTGTACCATTCTTGAAACTTTCAGTCAATGGTTATTTCCTCTTAAGGTTATATCCTCCTTTGAAATCCCCTCCACTTCACTCCACATTCACGTAGTGGAGAAGTCTTTCATTATCCAGATCCTTAAACTGGTGCTCCCGCTTCCCTTCCGCCATCAGCCGTCCGTTTTCTAGAAAAATTATTCTATGGGAAACTGCTTTTGCAAATACCATATCATGAGTTATTATAAGGATTGCCATTTTTTGTGTGGCTAAACCCTGAATAATATTTACGATCCCGCCCCTCATCTCTGGATCTAAAGCCGATGTGGGCTCATCAAAACACATTACCATGGGCTCCAATGCACAGGCTCTCGCAATGGCCACCCTTTGTTGTTGCCCACCGGATAGCTGGTAGGGATACATCCTTGCCTTCTCCCCTAAATCCAGCTGAACTAAAAGATCCATGGCTTTTTTTTCTGCGGTTTCTCGCTTCATTCCATTTACCTGAATCAGAGCCGCCATAAGATTCTCCAGGACCGACAGGTGAGGGAAGAGATGGAAGCTTTGAAATACATATCCAATTTTTTTTCTTATGGCTGCCAGCTCCCCTTTACTGCAATACACTGCTCCTGCTTTACTGTCTTTGCATAAATATTGGCTGCCAATTTCAATGGTTCCTCCGTCACATTGCTCTAGATGGTTAATGCACCGTAAAAGCGTTGTTTTCCCAGCACCAGAGGGCCCAATAATCGTTACGATTTCTCCTTGGTTTACCTGAAGGGAAACATCCTCTAGCACCGTATTGCCATCAAATTTTTTATATAGATTTCTAATCCTTAAACTCATGCTCTTCCCTCCGCTATCTGTAATAGGAATACTTTCTTTCCAGCCCCTTAAATACCTCCGTTAATATAGAAATGAGGATCAAATACACCATGCCTACAGCCACTAGGGGCAGCAGGGACGCATCCCTGTTGGCAGCGATCTTCCCTGCCCTTAAAAGCTCTCCCAACCCCACAACATATACTAAAGATGTATCCTTAACTAAGGTAATCACTTCATTCCCAACGGATGGCAGCACTACTTTAAATACCTGTGGCAAAATGATTCTCTGAATGGTTCTATATTTACTGAAACCCAATACCATTGCTGCTTCATACTGCCCTTGGTTGATAGAATCGATGCCACCTCTAAAAATCTCTGCAAAATAGGCGGCATAGTTTAATGTTAAGGCTAACAAAGCCGCCGTTTTTCGATCTAAGGTGATACCCACATAGGGAAGACCAAAGAATACAAATACCAGTTGCAGCAGTAAGGGCGTCCCCCTCATAATTAAAATGTAAAATTGAATCACCCTATTGATGATTTTTACAGTTGAAAGCCTTCCTAGGGCAACCACGAGACCCAAAGGTATAGAAAGGCATAAGGTGACGATAAAAATCTCTATGGTGGCAAACATGCCCGACGCGATTGCTGGTAAAATCCTATAGATATACGTCATTTCTACACCTCCTTCTTTTCATTATTTTTCCTTAGTTTTGGCTAAACCAGCTACCGTATATTTTATCGTAAGTTCCATCTGCTCGCATTTCATCTAAAGTATTCTCTACTAATTCCAACAGTTCTTTAGAGGTTTTTCTAACACCGATGCCGTATTCTTCGTCACCGAAATCTTCTTCTGCCACTTTAAATTTCTCTTCTCCTCTTCCTTTAAGGTAATATCTGGCCAGTACTTCATCTGCTACAACAGCCTCCGTTCTTCCAGCTTCTAAATCCATAAAGGCCTCATTGTTTGTATCGAATAATACAAGCTCTCCACCGCTGAATTCCTCTACCAAATCTGGATAGGCCATTACAGCATCATAGGCGGTAGATCCGTTTTGAACCGCAACCTTTTTCCCTTTTAAATCATCCCTCGCTTCTATCTTTGTATCTGCCAATGTAACGATGATCTGCTTATTCTCCAAATACGGCTTTGTAAAGTCTACTTTTTCTTTTCTCTCATCGCTAATGGAATAGCCATTCCAGATCAAATCGATGTTGCCACTATTCAGCTCTGTCTCCTTCATTGACCATTCAATTTGTTGAAACCGCACTTCTATATCGACCCTTGAAAAAACTTCCTTAGCTAAATCAATATCGAAGCCTACCAGCTCTCCTGCATTATTTCTAAATCCCATCGGTGCAAAGGTATCGTCTAGTCCCATTACAACGTAGCCTCTTTCTTCAATCTCCTTCAGATCCACACTTACAGCTTTGCTACTACTGCCACATGCAGAAGTCCATAGCATGATCCCCATGAGTAGGATCAGGAATACATATTTTTTTCCCTTCCAGCCCCTTTCTTTTTTCTCGCTTTCTTTTACACTCATTCTTTCAGATTTCATTACTACCAGCTCCTTCAATTTTTTTATTTTTTAATCCATGCAAAATAAAATTTGTTCCCTCTGGCTCACAAACTTTATGGCGCACTCAGCTCTAGATAGAACTTAGAACTTTAAGTGCTTAAATTAAAAAAACTCTCGTCTCTAGAATAAACTAGAGGACGAGAGTTATACTCACGTGGTTCCACCCCTTTTTATTGATACTTCGCAGTACCAAACTCTTCAAGTACGATAAGCCCTTGCTTATTTATACTCTAGCACTATAACGGGTGCAGGTATCCGATGCAGTCTACTACCAAAAGGATTCGGTGCATAGCTCAGAGATGTGTTCAAGATATGTTCCAATGCCCCTCTCACCAACCGGGTACTCTCTGTAAAAGAATATCTATCTTTACTATTTCTCATCAACGCTTTTTAATGAGTTCCTTATTAAATTATTAGATACATATTACGATATCGTAATACATTTGTCAACATCTTTTTTAATATGCATACTTCGGTTTTTTATTTAATTTGTGAATTGCTTCTAGAAAACGAATGGTGCCAGTTTCCGATCTCATGACTAAAGAGTGGGTTTTTGCTGTATTATTTCCAGTGTAGACAACACCTTTTAATAATTCTCCATCTGAAATTCCTGTAGCCGCAAAATAAACCTCATTTCCTTTTACTAGATCATCGATATAATATACTTTTTCTATGTTTGCACCCATCTTTAAACATCTTTGAATCTCTTCATCCGTTTGTGGTAGAAGCTTTCCTTGGAACTCTCCACCCAAGCATTTTAAAGCAGCAGCAGAAATTACACCTTCTGGAGCGCCACCACTCCCTAATAATATATCTACCCCCGTATGGTCAAAGCAGGTTGCTAAAGCCGCAGCTACGTCTCCATCTTGGAATAGTTTGATTCTGGCACCAGCCTCACGACACTGTCTTATGATCTCTTCATGTCTCGGTCTATCCAGCATCGTTACGGTTAAGTCTGAAATACTCTTGTTTAAAGCCTCTGCTGTAGCCCTTAGGTTCTCATGAACTGGCGCATTAATATTGACCTTACCAGCAGCTTTAGGTCCAACAGCTATTTTGTCCATATACATATCCGGTGCATTTAAAAGACATCCTCTTGGTGCCATAGCAACTACTGCAATAGCATTTGGCAGTCCTTTTGCCACAGAGTTTGTTCCTTCTACTGGGTCTACTGCAATATCCACCTTAGACGCACCTTCACAGCCAGATCCAACCACTTCTCCGATATAAAGCATCGGCGCTTCATCCATTTCGCCTTCTCCAATTACGACTAGGCCTTCAATATCCATGGTTTGGAACATCTTCCGCATGCCGTCCACACCCGCTTGGTCCGCCGCAATTTTGTCTCCTCTACCCATAAATTTAGCTGCTCCTAAAGCCGCAGCCTCCGTTACTCTTGCTAAGTTAATCGCTAAATTTCTATCCATTCATGGCACCCCCAAATTATTTTACTCATACTCATATTATACTCATATTCATCGAATATATCAATGTATTGTGCCACATTAATTATAATTCATATATACTATATCAGACAGAAAAATGCGACACTTAGGAACTGTTCCTCGTGCCGCATGATTTTTTTACTTCTTAGTTTTATTCCAATCGGCCATAAATTTCTCAATGCCGATGTCTGTTAGAGGGTGCTTTACCATATCTTTCAACACCTTATAGGGAATCGTTGCGATGTGTGCTCCTGCCTTGGCAGCGTTCATCACATGGAGGTTGTGTCTAATACTTGCACCAATAATTTCCGTATCAATATGGTGGATATGGAAAATATGGGCAATATCTTCGATCAATCCAATACCATCGGCTC
Above is a genomic segment from Alkaliphilus oremlandii OhILAs containing:
- a CDS encoding amino acid ABC transporter permease encodes the protein MTYIYRILPAIASGMFATIEIFIVTLCLSIPLGLVVALGRLSTVKIINRVIQFYILIMRGTPLLLQLVFVFFGLPYVGITLDRKTAALLALTLNYAAYFAEIFRGGIDSINQGQYEAAMVLGFSKYRTIQRIILPQVFKVVLPSVGNEVITLVKDTSLVYVVGLGELLRAGKIAANRDASLLPLVAVGMVYLILISILTEVFKGLERKYSYYR
- a CDS encoding amino acid ABC transporter ATP-binding protein, which encodes MSLRIRNLYKKFDGNTVLEDVSLQVNQGEIVTIIGPSGAGKTTLLRCINHLEQCDGGTIEIGSQYLCKDSKAGAVYCSKGELAAIRKKIGYVFQSFHLFPHLSVLENLMAALIQVNGMKRETAEKKAMDLLVQLDLGEKARMYPYQLSGGQQQRVAIARACALEPMVMCFDEPTSALDPEMRGGIVNIIQGLATQKMAILIITHDMVFAKAVSHRIIFLENGRLMAEGKREHQFKDLDNERLLHYVNVE
- the glpX gene encoding class II fructose-bisphosphatase — protein: MDRNLAINLARVTEAAALGAAKFMGRGDKIAADQAGVDGMRKMFQTMDIEGLVVIGEGEMDEAPMLYIGEVVGSGCEGASKVDIAVDPVEGTNSVAKGLPNAIAVVAMAPRGCLLNAPDMYMDKIAVGPKAAGKVNINAPVHENLRATAEALNKSISDLTVTMLDRPRHEEIIRQCREAGARIKLFQDGDVAAALATCFDHTGVDILLGSGGAPEGVISAAALKCLGGEFQGKLLPQTDEEIQRCLKMGANIEKVYYIDDLVKGNEVYFAATGISDGELLKGVVYTGNNTAKTHSLVMRSETGTIRFLEAIHKLNKKPKYAY
- a CDS encoding amino acid ABC transporter substrate-binding protein, yielding MKSERMSVKESEKKERGWKGKKYVFLILLMGIMLWTSACGSSSKAVSVDLKEIEERGYVVMGLDDTFAPMGFRNNAGELVGFDIDLAKEVFSRVDIEVRFQQIEWSMKETELNSGNIDLIWNGYSISDERKEKVDFTKPYLENKQIIVTLADTKIEARDDLKGKKVAVQNGSTAYDAVMAYPDLVEEFSGGELVLFDTNNEAFMDLEAGRTEAVVADEVLARYYLKGRGEEKFKVAEEDFGDEEYGIGVRKTSKELLELVENTLDEMRADGTYDKIYGSWFSQN